Genomic DNA from Hypomesus transpacificus isolate Combined female chromosome 19, fHypTra1, whole genome shotgun sequence:
TTGCAGTAAGGGGTAGTTTTCTTGACCAGGCAACACTAAATCACACCAAACTACGCCACAACATACTTTGACAACAAATTTTATTGGACAGTGTCTGCTTGTGTCACCATGTTGTTTTACCTCACACTCCACAATAGCGATTCTGTCCAAAAGCTCTGAGATGAACATGTCCTTCTGTGCCACTTTAGTTCGTAACGATTCAACCTATACATCGATCAGAAAAAAAGAATCATGTGATAATCAAAAACTAAACTGAACGTTATGTTTTTGAATGAGTGTGTTGACACGGTAGATGGCCCGCACCTCTTCTATCATGCCTTTGACCTTCCTCTGCTGGCAGAAGACCATGTCGTTCAAGTGCTTTATTCTCTCCTTGAGCTCTGATGCCTCTTCTTCAAGCTGCTGAGACCTGAGGAGACATTGGCAGTCTGTCAACTCTCACATttcactgtgacatcacacaatACGTTTAGTATCTGCACTGGCTCAATGATGGTATGACATCCTATTCCTATGTAACTGCACAGTTGTGATTTTCTCATGGGTTTATATTTGTACCTCTTGGAAGCTGATGAATTTGTTTTGTCTGTGAGTTCCAGCGAGTGAAGACGTTGTTCACTCTCCTGCAGTTTCATCTGAAGATGGCCCTTTTCCTGTGACAATCCCAAATGACAACATGTCATCTTGGTATTTTGCACTGAGCATCCTCTTTGGTATTGTTGTGCAGATCTTACCTGTCCCATGCAGTCCAGCAGGCGCTCAACCTCACTaatcctctggtctctctcagcaATCTTGGCCTCTAAGATCTTCGcattcctctctgcctcctccagtCGCTTCACATACTCATCAATTTGGGCCTGTAACATTAAGGTTAGCTAGGATCATCAAAAAATACCACTGACATACAGGTCATCATTTTAACCACTAGAGGGAGTTTAACACATGTTACAGTAATTTTCTCAGTCTTGAACATGGACACATTGTCAAGATAGTAAATAGAAACTGCCCTGCTTTAAAACATTGCCTGCACGTAAGGCTTCATGATTCAGGGCCTGCGCAAGCACCTTCGCCACCCTAGGCAAGATGTttccgcccccccgcccccccccccccccccccccccccccccccgggacggTTTATTAATCGACGCACTTCGGAATTTTGCTCCCCCCTCTTCATTGcaccctaggcggctgcctagttCGCCTACTATAGCAAACGCCGGCTGTTatgattaatatattttttatttatatataaatcaCACAAATGAGCCGAAGTAATGTACCTGAAGATTCTCAatctcctctctgtgttttctctgctcctccctcagtctctcctcgTGCTGCTTCTGCAGCCTGGCTGTCACATCTTGCACGACCTGGCTGCTGTTCTGCTGGGACGTCTCCACCTGCACAGCACACAACTTGATGTTTAGAAAAAGCATGTTTGTACAATCCCATATCAGGGGAAAGGAAGAGAGCATAGTGTGAAGGGTAATTGTTGTCACtttacagtcaaaataatttcGTTACAGCATCTGTCAGGTCTGATTTCACATTTTTGGAGTTGTATTCCGTGAGACAGAAAACTGTGTGCATGACCTGTCACTCATTGGTACATGAAATTCAAGCTGAATGTCCAGAAATCAGATATATTGAGGCCCATCAGTTAGAGAATGaggagagtcagggagagaagATTAACGTTGGATGACTGAACCAGAGCGTGAAGCAGATGAAATCAAGCACAGAATAAGGATACTGAAAGAGACGGAAATATGATTTCACCCTGCAGTAGATGATTCAATGTTAAAACTGGAAACAGATCATACTACTTGAGCTACCCCCAAGTCAGGTGGAAATATCCCGCAGTAGTACGGATGGAATAAGTATATAATTGAATTGACTGTATTTTAATGCACTTGTTTGTGCTACATGGTGTATCTGTAACCACACTTTCATTGTATGTATTATTTGTGGCAGCCTTTTTGTCCAAGATAAATATCCCCAGGGACAAATAAAGTAATCTTGTTTATCTCGTTCTATTTAAAGCTATATTACAATAAATAACTCAGGATTACTTTTATGTTTGCCCATCAGTTGGCTGTGGAACAACAAGTTCCaccatttgtttgttgttccACAGCCCCCCCAAAAGGTTTATACTGTGGAACAACCTAGAGAGATGCCGATAGCATCTTTAAAAACAAGTCTCCCCTAtctgtggggggtttgagctgtcagcacctgcctggtcgtcggtctgccaacgctggacctggtcgTCAACCAGAAACCTCCTGGTCTCCATGACGggcaacagcgagtttcccggtccttTCCTACATCTATTATACAATGGAGTTTTTCTGGgaatttttccttgtcttccctgagggtttaggttggctgaggggcagttctatgagcgtatgtgaagccctctgtgacatgctcgCGTATAAAAAGATCTATACAAATAaggtttgatttgatttgatctgaaCATATCTCTGTGATATAGGGGATGTGCTTTTGATATTATCATCAATGGTAAGAATGTTGACAATGAAGAACCAAGAGAGGTATTTGATGAATTGAACAACACTATTTGCATTTGCGTCATGACTAATGACATAAGCATGTACTTGGGTTTCGTACCTTCAAGAAGTACAAGGTTTCCCAGAAGTCTGCTGACGAGACAAACAGGAAGATAAACAATGAATCCATGTCGGTCGCACCCAAAACAAACGTGCCAGGTACAAGCAGAGGGAAATACTGTGTGCAGGCTACCGGTGAGGCGGCCTACACTGCCCATTTGATATTGTATCCCTGCTGACCTTAAAGCTCAGAGCTCCTGTATATATTTGTCCAACATCCAGATAGTCCAACTGACGTATAAGACATCCAACCATCGAGTTGGAAAAATTGATCTCCAGTCCATGAAAAACCAGTCAGCCTACGTTCAGCACATCATCACAAAAAACGTGAACTTCAGATTCACAGCTGCTGCATTTGGTGCAACACCTGTGCACAAGCATGGCACTTAGCATCCCTAGTCAGTTGTGCGACAGCCTGCTGTCCACATGCAGCGCCATAAGTCGCTTCTTCTGCTGTACATTCAAAGATTTACATATCAGAggctgttagggttaggggttagggttaggctcaATGTCCACAGGGTGTGAGTGCAGTATGGTATGTGTGCAGTATTACCTGTAGTTTAAGCGTGCGGTTCTCAGCCTCTGCAGCCACCAgctgtctttccttctctctcagctTTTCCTCAGCCTTCTCACAGGAGCTGCGCAGGTTCCTCACCTCATCCCGCTTGTGTACACGGTTCTGGCAGTTCTCCAGGAGGGATTTCTGCAAAGGAACCTACTTTTCATTCCTCAAACCCATCCAGAATATCATGTCATATAAAAGTCATATGGGGGAAGAAACAATTAAATTGCTTGTTCTGtcataaaaaaaattgaatgtAGCTTTCTGATTGGGTCATGAGCCTCTACAAAGAGGTATGTGGTCGAACTGTGTGTGACAAGTTCTCAAATACTGTGTGCTGAGATGGTGCAGTGACTGGCCTGTCCATAAATGCTATACCTGCAGATCGATGTTGGAGGATATGAGGGAGCTGTTCATCTGGTCGAAGCTCTCCATAGCTGCTGTTCTCACCTTCACCTCGGCCTCTAGACTCCGCCTCTGGGAGTTTGCCGACTGGAGAAACAGGCCGGAGCAATCATACCCCCCAAATCTATTCATGGTTTAGTGTCTAGCTACATGTTTAGAGTAAATGAGAGACCTTTACTATCACTTTCTGTGTAGTCGTAAGTACAGGATTGTCTTACCCTGATTTCTTGAGATAGTTTCTCCATTGACTGTTGCATTCCTCCAAACTGGCCATACATCCGCTCTCTGACCTTTTCCAAGGAGTCTCTCACCTGTGGGAAACAGAGACAACACGGATATGAAGTCCCACATCCTCAGTGCTTCTATCAGGCTAGATCACCTCCATAGCATGTGAGTGGTGCCTGCCGTGTGCTAGCATGCTAAGATGTAGGGCAGGGCTAGCAGGAGTACCGCAGGCCCTGGCTCTGTTTTTTCACAGTCCTTAACTAGAATCAGCCTCACCCCTGTCACCTGGTCTCCACCACTCACCTCCTTGATGTATCTCATCTCATCCCTCAGGTGATTGACAGACCACTCGCACgccatcacttcctgttgtttgTCGGAGCCTGTCCTCTGCACCACTCCGTACACCTTGGGCCCTGGCTGCTGCGGCGTCTCTTGCACCCCATTGGTCACCGCTCCGAGgtgctgagggagacaggatcaCCCCACTCAGGTTTCTGAGGCACACTCCACTGggccagactgtgtgtgtgcctgcctgagagtttgtgcgtgcgtgtgtgtgtgtgtgtgtatgtctctatgtgtgtgcatatgtgtgtgcctatgtgtgtgtgtttgtgtgtgtgtgtttgtgtacctgtGCAGGCTTAGGTATTTCAAGTATTGCTGCTGAGCAGTCTAAACTGGAGGTTGGGGACCAGTGACTACAACAGTGCAGGGTGCAGCGAGGGTGTCGTGTTTCTGCAACCCAGTATATGAGCTCCTGCTGTCCCGCTTTTGTTTCTCTCTGAAACAGGGCCTGAAGGAGCACAGGTGTGTTCCCACACTATATCAGCATCAACATGTACACAGGGTCACTGTGTGTCATTTATAACCTGAGGAATCCCTTGACTTACACATATGGTTGCCGTCTCACAGATAAAAACGGTGAGGCGTTCATATTTAATCAGTCTCGTTTTGGGAATGAAACTATGTGTTCTCTATACTTTGGATCAGTCATTCCGTTCGCACCATCAAGCACACGCCCGCGCATCACTGGTCTACATTATTTAACAACACTGGAGCCTGCACAATGACCTTCCCCAAGAACACCACACAACAGCATGACCCGGGAACAGAGAACGTGTGTGCCTCTGACTGGGCCAGGCAAGATCAGCACTGTGAGCGATGGAACCATCCATACTGTACATGATAACATACCAGCACAAAATGCTCCGCATTGCCCCTGCTTCATACATCATGTGTAAGAAGTCTGAGTGTGGAAGACCTTTGCATGAAACTTGAATTCAGTAAGTTGACGTGAACCGTAAGTTCAGCAGGAGACTGTACTTTAGAGCTTGTCAGTGATTCGCCAGGGTGTGGTTCTCTACCTGTTCAGGTGACTCCCTGCCCGCCGGTCTCTCTCGCTGGATCAGGCCATTTTTCTTTCGTGTCCCATTGACaactttttccttctctcctcctactTCCTGCTGAGAAACAGAGCAACACATAGTATCTGTGTCAATGAATTTTTCGAAACATAAAAGTCCAATAGCTCTTTATTTACTGTCATTTGAATAGTCTGTCTGATTTGAGTCATTACCCAAAGTGTTTACTAGCAATATCCACACATTGGGGGCAGTAAGAGCTAGGGAATAGATGTTAGCATGCTCTTAAACCCAATCACAGGGCTTCAGAGAAAGATGAATTTTATATCTATTTAAAAATCTTTCTAAGAAATGAGCGGGATATATATCTGCACACTAAACTTGAGCCAAGTCTTCCAGTcagtcaggagagaggaggtcagaggaggggagaggaggggagaaatggGGGGAGAAGGTAGCACTCTATCTCCAGAGGAGATAAGAGAGCAAGAACTAGAACAATAACACCAGTGTTGTTTCATGGCTTACTCTGCTGGATAGAACTTTCTACACCACACAATCCACGAGCAGTCTGACCAGAAATGATGAGGCTTCCTAATTGGCTATGTGAATTCTAACAGATGGGATAGAAGAATGGCCCTCATTATGTTTTATGGCTGTGTAgtacaatacacacactcacaattagGTCATTATGGCAGTACTGCATGCATAAATCCCATACTGACAATGACAGAACTAATATTTGAATGTTTGCAGAATATGTAATATTTTTACCAGACTCTTTGACAGAAGTTCAAAAAGTGGCCATTAATCCACACAGATATTTTCATGTTGTGCCAAAAAGACTTGCTTTAAGATACCACTGGAAAACTGTCTAATGTGATCATGGAAAGGCGAATGAAATATCCCAAAAGACAAGTACATGTTTGGATGTCAGATTGATGTCAGATTGATCTCTACTCTCATAGTTGACAGGATATTAGTGAGTGTTATCCCATATAACTGTCTCATGCAAGACTAGTTCCACAGGCTGAATGCCTCCTTTCCTGTCCTCAGGACACATCCACATGGGGGAAAGACATGTACGATATGTCATGTAGAAACTCATTTTGTATTGTAAATATTCACCGGATGGCATTAACTTTGAAGGCACTTTTCTTTGACTAAACCACAAGCTATGTGACTGCAGGCACAAAAGTCAGAGTCTATGAAATGTGGCTGCTCCAGGCTGTTCTCATGCATAGTACTATAGTAGATGTGATACACCACATCCAGCCTGATGTCAGTGACAGGTCTATTTCCAGCCAGGTATCAGGTTACAGAACAAACCCTTCAAGATTTCAGGGCAGGTCacttttttgttattgtttcGACTGAAAGAGAAGATGTCTGTAAGACGTCCTAGTTGTTTCCACCCTCCTTCACTTAGCTTTCTGGTCTTGCTTGTTTTAATTAGCGTCTTTTCTGTCTTCTGCTGTCACAGGGTTCTTAAGTTTCATTCAACGCCATGTTTCATTTGAGTAATAGCTGTGCATGCTGAAAGGGAGTCACCTTTAATACAAATTCCACAGTACATGAGAGACCACTTCATGTTGCAAGGGCTGTTTCAAGACTGCACAGCCTTACTTCGAAGATTCATGTTAACATGGGGAATGTCTTATGTCCCTGTCATTTTACAGTTTGATTTATTCAAGGCTAACCTGACAACAAGGTGAGGCTGAGATCCTGAAATCACCTGCACCAGGCTCTTAGCGTGCTAGCCTGCTACTTGAGGAGAGGTTGCTCTGAGGAACCCCTTACCCCATTCTTGACACGCTCATCATTTGCTGCTGACTGCTGACCTGTAAGAGTCTCTGAAGGTAACTGGCTGTGATGATGAATGTCACGTACAGTTTGTCCTATCCGCTCCAGAGCATTTAGTCTTGTTAGCGCTGAGCTGCTTGTTAAGTGGGGCCTGTGAtgcagaggggggcagggcacagctggcctccccctcactccccacacacagacccgtTTCGTGTTGTGTCATCTGCGAACACCTTTGAGGCGCTCGCTGTCGGCACCTGACCCTCCTGTCCTCCGGAACCATCACGTTGGTCTCATTTCACAGCTGACGTGTCGCAATTCAGACAAAACATGAACGTCTAAAAGGAAAGGCCATTCTACAAAGACAAAACGTTTTGTTTACTACCCCTGAAGATCTTCCACATTGGTGAAGCCCTATACTAACATTTCCAGGACCAGATATAAGGTCAGAATATTCATCACTTAGCACTAGCCCACCGGACAGAGATTCACAGTTTACATCATTAGTCGACTGGCTATCAGTTGAACTTTGATGGTAACTACAAGGGTGGGGGAGTCTAGATAAATACTGAAATATTCCAGGCCAAGGTACACAGAACAAGTAGCACTGCTTTCTGTCACGTTCCCTGCCTGTTAGGAGAGGCGCCCAGCCCTGAAACGTCCCCCCGAACCTCCACACGAGACCACACTGAGAGGCCGTCAACCTCTTACATCACCACTTCCTACATCTCAGCTCCATTAAAACAGAGCAATCCTACACGGTAAACATGATACTATTGCAGCTCTCAGTGCAGCTCAAGACAACTGAACTGGTTGGTTATGTGTATTGTTGTCCACGTCACTGTAATGTTCATTATTAGTCACCTCAACAGGTTTCAAAGAGGTGAGCGCATTGATCAATATTTACTCAATTCACACAATATAGAACATAGACGAGTGAATGTAATTTCCGTCTAATACATTCACAAACGTTTTTCACAGACCACTGAGCAAAACTagaaacagctgtgtgtgtccacaccCCTATGTGGTTCCAGTTGCATAACTGGCCCAGATAACAAAATAGCCATAAATCTCTGTTGCTCCATACCTTACTCGTTCTGTAATGTATGGGCAGTCTATGGTGTGTTTTAGCTCTAGATCAAAGCATACTTTTTGCCCACATTCACACCTGTCCACCATTCATGCTTTCAAtgactgtgtgtatgctgtgttgACATGAAGAAAAAAGATTGAAAAGCACCGACTCTGTGTGACAGTTAAAGAGAGCTGAGATAGGGAAATCATACCACATTGATTACACAGGATAGGtggagtgtctgtgtttgtgtgtccatgtgagtttgtaagtctgtgtgtgtgtgtgtgttttgagactTACATCAGAGTCAGAGTGGGTGCTCTTGGTCTCCTTCAGTTCATTTCCCCCAGAATGCAGCGTTAGTCTGAGACGCCGAATCATCCTCTGATTGAAATAACAGACAAATACAGACAGACTTGTCAAAACTCTTTTGTGTCTCTGTTTCTTACAGTGAAACACTTTAGCTGATACATTTGTATTGTGGTTTTAAAGGTAATAACTGATGACATGCTCTCGTAATTAAAAACAATATCAACTCCTGAAGCAGTTTCATGGCTAGGACTATGAGTAGTGATGAAATTAACAGACTGTTCATATATTTGTAGGCCATTGCACCTGtaccacaaacacagaattaatTTACAGTGGTTGAGAAAAAACAACCTTTCCACAGTGTAGATTTGTAGCATTGATGGTAGTAAACACAAACCCAAGTGCCTGAGTACCTTCAGCTCAGCTAAGCTCCCAGGATCCATCCCATTATGTATGGTAGATACAGGTAGGTTTACAAACTATGTTTATTTCATCTTTAGCTGTTAGTAAAAACATGATGGCTTTATCAATGAGATAAATGTAGCCCCATTGATGCATGGTataaatatac
This window encodes:
- the LOC124481761 gene encoding myocardial zonula adherens protein isoform X5, with protein sequence MLRYGSSRVVTSTTTDDSPDLSSERMIRRLRLTLHSGGNELKETKSTHSDSDQEVGGEKEKVVNGTRKKNGLIQRERPAGRESPEQHLGAVTNGVQETPQQPGPKVYGVVQRTGSDKQQEVMACEWSVNHLRDEMRYIKEVRDSLEKVRERMYGQFGGMQQSMEKLSQEIRSANSQRRSLEAEVKVRTAAMESFDQMNSSLISSNIDLQVPLQKSLLENCQNRVHKRDEVRNLRSSCEKAEEKLREKERQLVAAEAENRTLKLQVETSQQNSSQVVQDVTARLQKQHEERLREEQRKHREEIENLQAQIDEYVKRLEEAERNAKILEAKIAERDQRISEVERLLDCMGQEKGHLQMKLQESEQRLHSLELTDKTNSSASKRSQQLEEEASELKERIKHLNDMVFCQQRKVKGMIEEVESLRTKVAQKDMFISELLDRIAIVECENNQLEDNLKYFVSVQSASREVIQTREIGVSCNLLPRPEAMRGDDEPDFQPPHVYPEFLPSPAQFQPRHSPAQPPSIQLLSRTHRPGPLPPSRLECSLLRYSPFEYSRSLQSSPPRSCGTLTSPTLSESAPLSPVQSGPDQAISDTASSEEKPPSGPPCSPARSSRIYTPFMRLMEITAKINIE
- the LOC124481761 gene encoding myocardial zonula adherens protein isoform X6 yields the protein MLRYGSSRVVTSTTTDDSPDLSSERMIRRLRLTLHSGGNELKETKSTHSDSDQEVGGEKEKVVNGTRKKNGLIQRERPAGRESPEQHLGAVTNGVQETPQQPGPKVYGVVQRTGSDKQQEVMACEWSVNHLRDEMRYIKEVRDSLEKVRERMYGQFGGMQQSMEKLSQEIRSANSQRRSLEAEVKVRTAAMESFDQMNSSLISSNIDLQKSLLENCQNRVHKRDEVRNLRSSCEKAEEKLREKERQLVAAEAENRTLKLQVETSQQNSSQVVQDVTARLQKQHEERLREEQRKHREEIENLQAQIDEYVKRLEEAERNAKILEAKIAERDQRISEVERLLDCMGQEKGHLQMKLQESEQRLHSLELTDKTNSSASKRSQQLEEEASELKERIKHLNDMVFCQQRKVKGMIEEVESLRTKVAQKDMFISELLDRIAIVECENNQLEDNLKYFVSVQSASREVIQTREIGVSCNLLPRPEAMRGDDEPDFQPPHVYPEFLPSPAQFQPRHSPAQPPSIQLLSRTHRPGPLPPSRLECSLLRYSPFEYSRSLQSSPPRSCGTLTSPTLSESAPLSPVQSGPDQAISDTASSEEKPPSGPPCSPARSSRIYTPFMRLMEITAKINIE
- the LOC124481761 gene encoding myocardial zonula adherens protein isoform X3; its protein translation is MLRYGSSRVVTSTTTDDSPDLSSERMIRRLRLTLHSGGNELKETKSTHSDSDQEVGGEKEKVVNGTRKKNGLIQRERPAGRESPEQALFQRETKAGQQELIYWVAETRHPRCTLHCCSHWSPTSSLDCSAAILEIPKPAQHLGAVTNGVQETPQQPGPKVYGVVQRTGSDKQQEVMACEWSVNHLRDEMRYIKEVRDSLEKVRERMYGQFGGMQQSMEKLSQEIRSANSQRRSLEAEVKVRTAAMESFDQMNSSLISSNIDLQKSLLENCQNRVHKRDEVRNLRSSCEKAEEKLREKERQLVAAEAENRTLKLQVETSQQNSSQVVQDVTARLQKQHEERLREEQRKHREEIENLQAQIDEYVKRLEEAERNAKILEAKIAERDQRISEVERLLDCMGQEKGHLQMKLQESEQRLHSLELTDKTNSSASKRSQQLEEEASELKERIKHLNDMVFCQQRKVKGMIEEVESLRTKVAQKDMFISELLDRIAIVECENNQLEDNLKYFVSVQSASREVIQTREIGVSCNLLPRPEAMRGDDEPDFQPPHVYPEFLPSPAQFQPRHSPAQPPSIQLLSRTHRPGPLPPSRLECSLLRYSPFEYSRSLQSSPPRSCGTLTSPTLSESAPLSPVQSGPDQAISDTASSEEKPPSGPPCSPARSSRIYTPFMRLMEITAKINIE
- the LOC124481761 gene encoding myocardial zonula adherens protein isoform X4 — its product is MLRYGSSRVVTSTTTDDSPDLSSERMIRRLRLTLHSGGNELKETKSTHSDSDQEVGGEKEKVVNGTRKKNGLIQRERPAGRESPEQALFQRETKAGQQELIYWVAETRHPRCTLHCCSHWSPTSSLDCSAAILEIPKPAQHLGAVTNGVQETPQQPGPKVYGVVQRTGSDKQQEVMACEWSVNHLRDEMRYIKEVRDSLEKVRERMYGQFGGMQQSMEKLSQEIRSANSQRRSLEAEVKVRTAAMESFDQMNSSLISSNIDLQVPLQKSLLENCQNRVHKRDEVRNLRSSCEKAEEKLREKERQLVAAEAENRTLKLQVETSQQNSSQVVQDVTARLQKQHEERLREEQRKHREEIENLQAQIDEYVKRLEEAERNAKILEAKIAERDQRISEVERLLDCMGQEKGHLQMKLQESEQRLHSLELTDKTNSSASKRSQQLEEEASELKERIKHLNDMVFCQQRKVKGMIEEVESLRTKVAQKDMFISELLDRIAIVECESASREVIQTREIGVSCNLLPRPEAMRGDDEPDFQPPHVYPEFLPSPAQFQPRHSPAQPPSIQLLSRTHRPGPLPPSRLECSLLRYSPFEYSRSLQSSPPRSCGTLTSPTLSESAPLSPVQSGPDQAISDTASSEEKPPSGPPCSPARSSRIYTPFMRLMEITAKINIE
- the LOC124481761 gene encoding myocardial zonula adherens protein isoform X2 encodes the protein MLRYGSSRVVTSTTTDDSPDLSSERMIRRLRLTLHSGGNELKETKSTHSDSDEVGGEKEKVVNGTRKKNGLIQRERPAGRESPEQALFQRETKAGQQELIYWVAETRHPRCTLHCCSHWSPTSSLDCSAAILEIPKPAQHLGAVTNGVQETPQQPGPKVYGVVQRTGSDKQQEVMACEWSVNHLRDEMRYIKEVRDSLEKVRERMYGQFGGMQQSMEKLSQEIRSANSQRRSLEAEVKVRTAAMESFDQMNSSLISSNIDLQVPLQKSLLENCQNRVHKRDEVRNLRSSCEKAEEKLREKERQLVAAEAENRTLKLQVETSQQNSSQVVQDVTARLQKQHEERLREEQRKHREEIENLQAQIDEYVKRLEEAERNAKILEAKIAERDQRISEVERLLDCMGQEKGHLQMKLQESEQRLHSLELTDKTNSSASKRSQQLEEEASELKERIKHLNDMVFCQQRKVKGMIEEVESLRTKVAQKDMFISELLDRIAIVECENNQLEDNLKYFVSVQSASREVIQTREIGVSCNLLPRPEAMRGDDEPDFQPPHVYPEFLPSPAQFQPRHSPAQPPSIQLLSRTHRPGPLPPSRLECSLLRYSPFEYSRSLQSSPPRSCGTLTSPTLSESAPLSPVQSGPDQAISDTASSEEKPPSGPPCSPARSSRIYTPFMRLMEITAKINIE
- the LOC124481761 gene encoding myocardial zonula adherens protein isoform X1, with the translated sequence MLRYGSSRVVTSTTTDDSPDLSSERMIRRLRLTLHSGGNELKETKSTHSDSDQEVGGEKEKVVNGTRKKNGLIQRERPAGRESPEQALFQRETKAGQQELIYWVAETRHPRCTLHCCSHWSPTSSLDCSAAILEIPKPAQHLGAVTNGVQETPQQPGPKVYGVVQRTGSDKQQEVMACEWSVNHLRDEMRYIKEVRDSLEKVRERMYGQFGGMQQSMEKLSQEIRSANSQRRSLEAEVKVRTAAMESFDQMNSSLISSNIDLQVPLQKSLLENCQNRVHKRDEVRNLRSSCEKAEEKLREKERQLVAAEAENRTLKLQVETSQQNSSQVVQDVTARLQKQHEERLREEQRKHREEIENLQAQIDEYVKRLEEAERNAKILEAKIAERDQRISEVERLLDCMGQEKGHLQMKLQESEQRLHSLELTDKTNSSASKRSQQLEEEASELKERIKHLNDMVFCQQRKVKGMIEEVESLRTKVAQKDMFISELLDRIAIVECENNQLEDNLKYFVSVQSASREVIQTREIGVSCNLLPRPEAMRGDDEPDFQPPHVYPEFLPSPAQFQPRHSPAQPPSIQLLSRTHRPGPLPPSRLECSLLRYSPFEYSRSLQSSPPRSCGTLTSPTLSESAPLSPVQSGPDQAISDTASSEEKPPSGPPCSPARSSRIYTPFMRLMEITAKINIE